The genome window GTAATGGAATTCCAGGCGGATACGGAATAATTGTTGTAGCACAAATTCGTCCAACAGCTTGCATGTAAGGAATCCATTCTTTCTCTGCCTTTTCTATTTCCTCAAAGCTATACTCAGGTTGTGTAATCGTTATCGATTCGAAGCTTTCGATTTCATTTGTATTTTCAATGCATGGGAAGTTTTTTAAATGTGTATATGCCTCTTTCATACGGTTACATAAATCCTCCGTAGTTGAATAAGAGTCCTCCTGCTTTAATAACGGTAAAATTAAAAGCACTTGCTTTGCATCTGCCAACTCTACATATACATGTAATTTTTCCAGTGCTTCTTTTAATTGAAATCCTGTATAACCTGGAGCACGGACTAATAGTTTTAATGAATCATTCACTTCAACAACCTGTAAGTCCGTTGCCATTGTCAAAGACTCAATAAATTGCTGGCGTTTCTCTATAAAATATGCATAATCAGTTTCCGTATAGTTCGTCACATAACTTCTTGCATCGTCAAGGGAAGCTAATAATAAATACGATGGACTACTCGATTGTAACATACGTAAATAGCGGTTTACTTTCTGCTCGCTTACTAACGATGATTTCATATGTAAAAAGGAAGCCATTGTCATAGCGGGTAATGTTTTATGAGCTGACTGTACAACAATATCTGCACCTAGCTCCAATGCTGAAGGAGGCAGCTCCTCCGATACGGTTAAATGTGCACCATGTGCCTCATCAACTAAAACTGGAATCTTATATGCGTGGCACAATTCAATTTGTTCCGCTAAATCATTTGCTGTCACCCCGTAATAAGTCGGATACGTAAAAATAGCCGCTTTCGCATGGGGATAGCTTTCTATCGCTTGCTCTAATGTCTCCAAATCGATACAACTTGCTGTCTGACTTTTTATATCCCACTTTGGTGAAACATATACAGGATTTATTCCTACAAGTTCCA of Solibacillus isronensis contains these proteins:
- a CDS encoding aminotransferase class I/II-fold pyridoxal phosphate-dependent enzyme, with amino-acid sequence MVNNDRPIVQALEKFVGDDPQSFHVPGHKNGLLSNLPNEIKQALKYDVTELTGLDDFHHPEEAIQQAEQLLASTYGAGRSFFLVNGSTVGNLAMIYATCEKGDTVLVQRNAHKSIFHALELVGINPVYVSPKWDIKSQTASCIDLETLEQAIESYPHAKAAIFTYPTYYGVTANDLAEQIELCHAYKIPVLVDEAHGAHLTVSEELPPSALELGADIVVQSAHKTLPAMTMASFLHMKSSLVSEQKVNRYLRMLQSSSPSYLLLASLDDARSYVTNYTETDYAYFIEKRQQFIESLTMATDLQVVEVNDSLKLLVRAPGYTGFQLKEALEKLHVYVELADAKQVLLILPLLKQEDSYSTTEDLCNRMKEAYTHLKNFPCIENTNEIESFESITITQPEYSFEEIEKAEKEWIPYMQAVGRICATTIIPYPPGIPLLVQGEKITGAQISQLEGLLAIGALFQGDHRLQEKLIQVII